From the genome of Ignavibacteriales bacterium, one region includes:
- a CDS encoding DUF5989 family protein, producing the protein MSKLSTIGQLWTFLRERKKWWLMPIVFFLIILGGLIILTKGSALAPFIYAIF; encoded by the coding sequence ATGAGCAAGCTTTCAACAATCGGTCAACTCTGGACTTTCTTACGTGAAAGAAAAAAATGGTGGTTGATGCCAATTGTGTTTTTCTTAATTATTCTTGGCGGATTAATAATTTTAACAAAGGGTTCTGCACTTGCCCCTTTTATATATGCAATTTTCTAA